From Nevskia ramosa DSM 11499, the proteins below share one genomic window:
- a CDS encoding competence/damage-inducible protein A: protein MAVGLLIVGDELLSGKRPDKHLPKVIELLGARGISLEWAHFAGDDELQIAELIRAARTRGDVLLSCGGIGGTPDDRTRQAAARAFDVPIARHPEALAIIERQYGDKAWPNRVLMADFPLGAGLIPNPVNNIAGFHIGNCYFVPGFPEMAWPMLEWVLDERLQALHNAEPPVEFTFRAYGSGGEGDLIDLMEATLSAYPPIKLASLPFRGTPERERHIEFGIKGPKADAEAATRWFRERLLARGDIRIEDLRQP, encoded by the coding sequence ATGGCGGTAGGTCTTCTGATCGTCGGTGACGAACTGCTGTCCGGCAAGCGGCCGGACAAGCATTTGCCGAAAGTGATCGAGCTGCTCGGCGCGCGCGGCATCAGCCTGGAATGGGCGCATTTCGCCGGTGATGACGAGCTGCAGATCGCCGAGCTGATCCGCGCTGCACGGACCCGCGGCGACGTGCTGCTGTCCTGTGGCGGCATCGGCGGCACTCCGGATGACCGCACGCGGCAAGCCGCGGCACGCGCCTTCGACGTGCCGATTGCCCGTCATCCCGAAGCGCTGGCGATCATCGAGCGCCAGTACGGTGACAAGGCCTGGCCGAATCGCGTGCTGATGGCCGATTTCCCGCTCGGTGCGGGGCTGATCCCGAATCCAGTCAACAACATCGCCGGCTTCCACATCGGCAACTGCTACTTCGTGCCCGGCTTCCCGGAAATGGCCTGGCCGATGCTCGAATGGGTGCTCGACGAGCGTCTGCAGGCTCTGCACAACGCCGAGCCGCCAGTCGAATTCACCTTCCGCGCCTATGGCTCGGGCGGCGAGGGCGATCTGATCGACCTGATGGAAGCCACCTTGAGCGCCTATCCGCCGATCAAGCTCGCCAGCCTGCCGTTTCGCGGTACGCCCGAGCGCGAGCGGCACATCGAATTCGGCATCAAAGGCCCGAAGGCCGACGCCGAAGCGGCCACCCGCTGGTTCCGCGAGCGGCTGCTGGCGCGCGGTGACATTCGCATCGAAGACCTGCGTCAACCATGA
- a CDS encoding Coenzyme F420 hydrogenase/dehydrogenase, beta subunit C-terminal domain, which translates to MSATPAADSVLRPAAARELCTDCGISRSSDPGRCGRACQFIKPDYPALETRVHGRTRNALRPDETFFGPHQQMHRAALAKPKPGAQWTGITTRIAERLLETSAVDAVLTMTADPTDRWRPVPVLVTRAEDLAACRGMRMGYAPLLALLEPARAAGHKRLAVIGIPCQIYALRALEAELGFDRLYVIGTPCSDNTTTENFHTFLDLLSDQPDTISYLEFRADYHVELRFDDGRHKTIPFLQLPISKLPRDFFPLTCRTCVDYTNTLADITVGYMGGEGEQWLIVRNARGAELLALLGDEVRLSAPGSAGKRAGPVKGFLANTERAAGGLPLRRMPDWLKPIVGWLMPRVGPRGLEFARARVEMKAVETVIHLRREMPRRLKSMVPAHVWKLVEAYGLKPSEDEIPPR; encoded by the coding sequence ATGAGCGCAACGCCGGCCGCTGACTCCGTATTGCGGCCGGCGGCAGCTCGCGAGCTGTGTACCGATTGCGGTATCTCGCGCTCGAGCGACCCCGGCCGCTGCGGCCGCGCCTGCCAGTTCATCAAACCGGATTACCCGGCGCTGGAAACCCGCGTCCATGGCCGGACGCGGAATGCCTTGCGGCCGGACGAAACCTTCTTCGGCCCGCATCAGCAGATGCACCGCGCGGCACTCGCAAAGCCGAAGCCCGGCGCGCAATGGACCGGCATCACCACCAGAATCGCCGAACGTCTGCTCGAAACCAGCGCCGTCGACGCGGTGCTGACGATGACCGCCGATCCCACCGATCGCTGGCGCCCGGTGCCGGTGCTGGTCACCCGGGCAGAAGACCTTGCCGCCTGTCGGGGCATGCGCATGGGCTACGCACCGCTGCTGGCGCTGCTGGAGCCGGCGCGCGCTGCCGGCCACAAGCGCCTCGCGGTGATCGGCATTCCCTGTCAGATCTATGCCCTGCGAGCACTTGAAGCGGAACTGGGTTTCGACCGTCTCTACGTGATCGGCACGCCCTGCTCGGACAACACCACGACCGAGAACTTCCATACCTTTCTCGACCTGCTGTCGGATCAGCCCGACACGATCAGCTATCTGGAATTCCGCGCTGATTACCACGTCGAACTGCGCTTCGACGATGGCCGCCACAAGACCATCCCGTTCCTGCAGTTGCCGATCTCGAAACTGCCGCGCGACTTCTTTCCGCTGACCTGCCGCACCTGTGTCGACTACACCAACACGCTCGCCGACATCACCGTCGGCTACATGGGCGGCGAGGGCGAGCAATGGCTGATCGTGCGCAATGCGCGCGGTGCGGAACTGCTGGCGCTGCTCGGCGATGAAGTGCGTCTGTCGGCGCCGGGCAGTGCCGGCAAGCGTGCCGGGCCGGTCAAGGGATTTCTCGCCAACACCGAGCGCGCCGCTGGTGGCTTGCCGCTGCGGCGGATGCCGGACTGGCTGAAGCCGATCGTAGGCTGGCTGATGCCCAGAGTCGGCCCGCGCGGCCTGGAATTCGCGCGTGCGCGGGTCGAGATGAAAGCGGTGGAAACGGTCATCCATCTGCGTCGCGAAATGCCTCGCCGGTTGAAATCGATGGTGCCAGCGCACGTCTGGAAGCTGGTCGAGGCCTATGGCTTGAAGCCGTCTGAGGACGAGATCCCACCGCGCTGA
- the argF gene encoding ornithine carbamoyltransferase, whose protein sequence is MTRHLLKLSDFTSDELRAIVLRAIEMKKSGPTRNGVLTGKTLAMIFTKNSTRTRVSFEAGMAKFGGHALFLHSNATQLGRDEPIEDTAKVLSRMCDAIMIRNDSQADQEALASASRVPVINGLSDLHHPCQLLADMQTWFEHRGDPKGKVAAWIGDGNNVCHSWIEAAALFDFSFRIACPKGFEPAADIVAAAGSHVELLRGASFAANGADVLVTDTWTSMGQEAEQQRRVTAFADYQIDAALMTRAKRDAIFMHCLPAHRGQEVSAEVIDGPQSVVWDEAENRMWAQMALLEHLLSK, encoded by the coding sequence ATGACTCGTCACCTGCTCAAGCTCAGCGACTTCACTTCCGACGAACTGCGCGCCATCGTGCTGCGCGCCATCGAGATGAAGAAGTCCGGCCCGACGCGAAACGGCGTGCTGACGGGCAAGACGCTGGCGATGATCTTCACCAAGAACTCGACGCGCACCCGTGTCAGCTTTGAAGCCGGCATGGCCAAGTTCGGCGGCCACGCGCTGTTCCTGCATTCGAACGCCACCCAGCTCGGCCGCGACGAACCGATCGAGGACACGGCGAAAGTGCTGTCGCGGATGTGCGACGCGATCATGATCCGCAACGATTCCCAGGCCGATCAGGAAGCGCTGGCTTCGGCCTCCCGCGTGCCGGTGATCAACGGCCTGTCGGACCTGCATCACCCCTGCCAGTTACTGGCCGACATGCAGACCTGGTTCGAGCATCGCGGTGATCCGAAGGGCAAGGTCGCGGCCTGGATCGGCGACGGCAACAACGTCTGCCATTCCTGGATCGAAGCGGCAGCGCTATTCGATTTCAGCTTCCGCATCGCCTGCCCCAAGGGTTTCGAGCCGGCGGCGGACATCGTCGCGGCTGCAGGCAGCCATGTCGAACTGCTGCGCGGCGCCAGCTTTGCCGCCAATGGCGCGGACGTTCTGGTCACCGATACCTGGACCAGCATGGGCCAGGAAGCCGAGCAGCAGCGCCGGGTCACCGCATTCGCCGACTACCAGATCGACGCAGCGCTGATGACCCGCGCCAAGCGCGACGCGATCTTCATGCACTGCCTGCCGGCGCATCGCGGCCAGGAAGTGTCGGCCGAAGTCATCGACGGACCGCAGAGCGTGGTCTGGGACGAAGCCGAAAACCGCATGTGGGCGCAGATGGCGCTGCTCGAACATCTGCTCTCGAAGTGA
- a CDS encoding DUF1003 domain-containing protein encodes MSGNVPVTAYLQLLKRVPLFQDFSDSDLGELEQLLLPRKVVPGTLLFSKGEHGGSMFIVVSGKVRVLLPATQQGAAPVMLQELGEGEFFGEMALIDNEPRSASVDVPHGAELVELTRDSFIAQLDRSPRIGISMLAVMSRRLRTAAELLGTPASRDINRESDEQQTWSQKLADRVAQWNGSWSFLILLIVSTALWTGVNAVPGLQFDPYPYQFFNFFLAFLVAVQGPLLMMSQNRQVLKERLHAEADYRVNLKNETGIGQVLLELAELRRELAEVRQATVTKVGGAK; translated from the coding sequence ATGTCGGGGAATGTTCCGGTGACTGCTTATCTGCAACTGCTGAAGCGCGTGCCGCTGTTCCAGGATTTTTCCGACAGCGATCTCGGCGAACTGGAACAGCTGCTGCTGCCGCGCAAGGTTGTGCCTGGCACCTTGCTGTTCTCGAAGGGCGAGCACGGCGGCTCGATGTTCATCGTCGTCAGCGGCAAGGTGCGCGTGCTGCTGCCGGCCACGCAACAAGGTGCCGCGCCGGTGATGCTGCAGGAACTGGGCGAAGGTGAATTCTTCGGCGAGATGGCGCTGATCGACAACGAGCCGCGCAGCGCCAGTGTCGACGTGCCGCACGGTGCGGAGCTGGTCGAACTGACCCGCGACAGCTTCATCGCCCAGCTCGATCGTTCGCCGCGCATCGGCATCTCGATGCTGGCGGTGATGTCACGGCGACTGCGCACCGCTGCCGAGCTGCTTGGCACGCCGGCATCCCGCGACATCAATCGGGAATCCGATGAACAACAGACCTGGTCGCAGAAGCTGGCCGATCGGGTGGCGCAGTGGAACGGCAGCTGGTCCTTCCTGATCCTGCTGATTGTTTCGACGGCGCTCTGGACCGGTGTCAACGCCGTGCCCGGTTTGCAGTTCGATCCCTATCCGTACCAGTTCTTCAACTTCTTCCTGGCGTTTCTGGTCGCCGTGCAAGGGCCGCTGCTGATGATGAGTCAGAACCGGCAGGTGCTGAAGGAACGCCTGCACGCGGAAGCCGATTACCGGGTCAACCTGAAGAACGAGACCGGCATCGGCCAGGTACTGCTCGAACTGGCCGAACTGCGCCGCGAGCTGGCAGAGGTTCGCCAGGCAACTGTTACCAAGGTCGGCGGCGCCAAGTAG
- the grxD gene encoding Grx4 family monothiol glutaredoxin, which produces MDALERIKQQVTQNPIIVYMKGTPDFPQCGFSSRVIKALNSCGAEYAYVNIYEDEEVYRALPKFANWPTFPQLYVKGELVGGCDITLDLFQSGELQKMLKEATVAA; this is translated from the coding sequence ATGGACGCACTCGAAAGAATCAAGCAGCAGGTTACCCAGAACCCGATCATTGTCTACATGAAGGGCACGCCGGATTTTCCGCAATGCGGATTTTCGTCGCGCGTCATCAAGGCCCTCAATAGCTGCGGGGCGGAGTACGCCTACGTCAACATCTACGAAGACGAAGAGGTTTATCGCGCGCTGCCGAAGTTCGCCAACTGGCCGACCTTCCCGCAGCTGTACGTGAAGGGCGAACTGGTCGGCGGCTGTGACATCACGCTCGACCTGTTCCAGTCCGGCGAACTGCAGAAGATGCTGAAGGAAGCGACTGTCGCTGCCTGA
- a CDS encoding superoxide dismutase: MTFALPELPYPREALEPHMSRETFEYHYGKHHKAYVDMANKLIVGTEFENASIEDVIKKSSGKLFNNVAQIWNHTFFWHCLTPSQAAPGKKLTDALVKTFGGIEDFKKQFTEAAIGTFGSGWAWLVKKSDGTLAIVSTTGAGNPMTNGDTPLLTCDVWEHAYYIDYRNARPTYLEHYWSLVNWEFVEKNLS, from the coding sequence ATGACCTTTGCCCTGCCGGAACTGCCGTACCCCCGCGAAGCACTCGAGCCGCACATGTCGCGCGAGACCTTCGAGTACCACTACGGCAAGCATCACAAGGCCTATGTCGACATGGCCAACAAGCTGATCGTCGGTACCGAATTCGAGAACGCGTCGATCGAAGACGTGATCAAGAAGTCGTCCGGCAAGCTGTTCAACAACGTCGCCCAGATCTGGAATCACACCTTCTTCTGGCATTGCCTTACGCCAAGCCAGGCTGCCCCCGGCAAGAAGCTGACCGACGCGCTGGTCAAGACCTTCGGCGGCATCGAAGACTTCAAGAAGCAGTTCACCGAAGCCGCCATCGGCACCTTCGGCTCGGGCTGGGCCTGGCTGGTCAAGAAGTCAGACGGCACGCTGGCGATCGTTTCGACCACCGGCGCCGGCAACCCGATGACCAATGGCGACACGCCGCTGCTGACCTGCGACGTCTGGGAACACGCTTACTACATCGACTACCGTAATGCCCGTCCGACCTACCTGGAACACTACTGGTCGCTGGTGAACTGGGAATTCGTCGAGAAGAACCTGAGCTGA
- the nadC gene encoding carboxylating nicotinate-nucleotide diphosphorylase, producing the protein MTLPAYVNDLDAVVAQAIAEDLGSGDHTARLVPADQQASARVISRETAVICGRAWVDAVFAQLDDSVQLEWLVDDGQLVAADQVLYRLQGSARSLLTGERTALNFLQSLSGTATAVREYVDAVAGTGAAIVDTRKTLPGLRNAQKYAVLCGGGVNHRIGLYDGILIKENHIAAAGGIAEAIAAARALDSGVPLMTEAETLDEARIALDQDVDLLLVDDFADSELIAAVRLTQAHRAAGGRTLIEYSGGATLANIRAIAETGVDRISIGAITKHVRAVDLSMRFT; encoded by the coding sequence ATGACGCTGCCGGCTTACGTCAATGATCTGGACGCCGTCGTCGCCCAAGCCATTGCCGAAGATCTGGGCAGCGGCGATCACACGGCGCGTCTGGTGCCAGCCGACCAGCAGGCCAGCGCGCGAGTGATCTCCCGGGAAACTGCGGTGATCTGCGGCCGGGCCTGGGTCGATGCGGTGTTCGCGCAGCTCGATGACTCCGTTCAGCTCGAATGGCTGGTCGACGATGGCCAGTTAGTGGCCGCTGATCAAGTGCTCTATCGCCTGCAAGGCTCGGCGCGCAGCCTGCTGACCGGTGAGCGCACGGCGCTGAACTTCCTGCAGTCACTGTCCGGCACCGCGACTGCGGTGCGCGAGTACGTCGACGCTGTGGCGGGCACCGGTGCGGCGATCGTCGATACCCGCAAGACCTTGCCCGGCCTGCGCAATGCCCAGAAGTACGCCGTGCTCTGCGGCGGCGGCGTCAACCATCGCATCGGCCTGTACGACGGCATCCTGATCAAGGAAAACCACATCGCTGCAGCCGGAGGTATCGCCGAAGCGATTGCCGCCGCGCGCGCGCTGGATTCCGGTGTGCCGCTGATGACCGAAGCGGAAACGCTGGACGAAGCCCGCATCGCCCTGGATCAGGATGTCGATCTATTGCTGGTCGATGATTTCGCCGACTCCGAACTGATTGCCGCCGTGCGTCTGACCCAGGCCCATCGCGCTGCTGGCGGCCGCACGCTGATCGAATACTCCGGCGGCGCTACGCTCGCGAACATCCGCGCGATTGCCGAAACCGGCGTCGACCGCATCTCGATCGGCGCCATCACCAAGCATGTCCGCGCCGTCGATCTGTCGATGCGTTTCACCTGA